The following proteins are co-located in the Doryrhamphus excisus isolate RoL2022-K1 chromosome 15, RoL_Dexc_1.0, whole genome shotgun sequence genome:
- the adsl gene encoding adenylosuccinate lyase, whose protein sequence is MAGAEEFMKYRSPLVSRYASKEMAYNFSDKKKFTTWRKLWIYLAKAEKALGLPITDEQIAEMESHAEDIDFAMAAEEERKLRHDVMAHVHTFAHCCPAAAPIIHLGATSCYVGDNTDLIMLRDGFDILLPKLARVIDRLANFAEKYSHLPTLGFTHYQPAQLTTVGKRACLWLQDLVMDMRNLQRARDDLRFRGVKGTTGTQASFLQLFQGDHDKVEDLDRLVTEMAGFKKAYLVTGQTYSRKVDIDSLASLASLGATVHKICTDIRLLANLKEIEEPFEKEQIGSSAMPYKRNPMRAERCCSLARHLVALMTDPLQTASVQWLERTLDDSANRRISLPESFLTADIILSTLQNITEGLVVYPKVIERHIRHELPFMATENIIMAMVKAGGNRQDCHEKIRVLSQEAAAVVKQEGGDNDLLARVQADSYFAPILGQLDALLDPKTFIGRAPQQVARFLSEEVRPLLEPYNSKMDVKIELEL, encoded by the exons ATGGCAGGAGCTGAAGAATTTATGAAGTATCGTTCCCCGTTAGTGTCAAGGTATGCCAGCAAGGAAATGGCTTACAACTTCAGTGACAAGAAGAAATTCACAACATGGAGAAAGCTGTGGATTTACCTCGCTAAGGCTGAGAAG GCTTTGGGTCTGCCCATCACAGACGAACAGATCGCGGAGATGGAGAGTCACGCCGAGGACATCGACTTCGCCATGGCAGCGGAGGAGGAACGGAAGCTCAGGCACGACGTCATGGCTCACGTTCACACCTTCGCACACTGCTGCCCCGCCGCCGCCCCCATCATCCACTTGGGCGCTACTTCCTGCTACGTGGGAGACAACACG GATCTGATTATGCTGCGCGATGGATTCGACATTCTTTTACCCAAG cTAGCCAGAGTCATCGACAGATTGGCTAACTTCGCCGAGAAATATTCGCACCTTCCCACGCTCGGCTTCACGCACTACCA GCCGGCTCAGTTGACAACGGTTGGGAAGCGAGCGTGCTTGTGGCTGCAGGACTTGGTCATGGATATGAGGAACCTTCAACGTGCACGTGATGACCTGCGTTTCCGCGGGGTGAAGGGGACCACCGGTACTCAAGCTAGTTTCCTGCAACTCTTCCAAGGAGACCACGACAAG GTAGAAGACCTGGACAGGTTGGTTACTGAGATGGCCGGCTTCAAAAA AGCCTACCTGGTGACCGGACAAACATACAGCCGCAAAGTGGACATAGACAGTCTAGCCAGCCTTGCTAGTCTAGGCGCCACAGTCCACAAG aTTTGTACTGACATCCGCTTGCTGGCTAACTTGAAGGAGATTGAGGAGCCTTTTGAGAAAGAACAGATCG GTTCTAGCGCCATGCCGTACAAGAGGAACCCCATGCGTGCCGAGCGATGCTGCAGCCTCGCTCGCCACCTGGTGGCGCTGATGACCGACCCGCTGCAGACGGCGTCGGTGCAGTGGCTGGAGAGGACGCTGGACGACAGCGCCAACAG GAGGATCTCCCTGCCAGAGTCCTTCCTCACTGCTGACATCATCCTGAGCACTCTCCAGAACATCACTGAAGGTCTGGTGGTCTACCCCAAAGTCATTGAACGTCACATCCGCCATGAGCTGCCCTTCATGGCCACGGAGAACATCATCATGGCCATGGTGAAGGCTGGAGGCAACAGACAG GACTGCCACGAGAAGATCCGCGTCCTCTCCCAGGAGGCGGCGGCCGTCGTCAAACAGGAAGGCGGCGACAACGACCTTCTGGCAAGGGTCCAAGCCGATTCTTACTTCGCTCCTATTTTGGGGCAACTTGATGCGCTACTGGACCCCAAGACCTTCATCGGCCGTGCTCCTCAGCAG GTGGCGAGATTCCTCTCAGAGGAggtgcgccctctgctggagccTTACAACTCCAAAATGGATGTCAAGATCGAGCTCGAGCTCTAA